DNA from Pseudocitrobacter corydidari:
ATGAAAACTGCTTTTGAAAATAAGTTTTCAACAGATAATGAAATTAATTTAATTATTAAGTTGCATCCATATGAATTGAAACGAATTGACGTCAAAAAGTTAGAAAGCACTAATGTCAAATTTATTAATTCAGATGTTTGTGACATGGTGGATTTTTATTCTGAGTTTGATTGTTTAATTACGGATTATTCCAGTGCTTGTTTTGAGTTTGCACCCGTTTCTAAAAGTGTAATTTTCTATACTCCTGATATAGATAGATACATGAATAACCGGGGGTTTGATGAACATATGAATATGATGATAAGAAAATTAGGTATTCGTGATGTTGATGATTTACTAGCCGCTCTATTACAATTAAAAAACAATGATAAATTTTTCGCGTTAGATTATACCACGTATGTTGGAAGTAGTAAGGGGTGTATGGAATCCATTTATGCAAAATTTAAATAATTCATTAGTTTCAATTATTATGCCTATATATAATGGTGAGGCCTATATTCATGATTCTATATCATCAGTTAAAAAACAAAGTTATGATAATTGGGAGTTAATAATTATTGATGATCATTCAAATGACGCAAGTTTACAAATAGCGCAAAAATATGCAGAGCAAGATGAAAGGGTCAAAGTATTTCAAACAGAGATGCTTTGTAGTGGAGCTGCAAAAGCAAGAAATTTGGGAGTTCAATATTGTACTGGTCGATATATAGCATTTCTAGATTGTGATGACTATTGGTCTGCTAATAAAATTCAGTTGCAAATAGCATTGATGAAAGAACATAATGCTAATTTTTGTTATGGGTCTTATGCTATATTTTCTGGTCATGTAAACAACCTCATTGGCGAATTTCGGCCACAATCACTAATAAGTTACAGCAAATTGCTTAGGGGATGTGATATTGGTTGCTTGACCGTAATGTATGATTCATATGCCTTGGGGAAACATTTTTTTCCTATGGTTGATAAAGAAGATTATGCTCTTTGGTTAAAAATACTTAAGTCTGAGCATGCCAGAGTAGTGCTCTGTGAAAGTATTATTGCTTTTTATCGAGTGTCTTCAGAATCACTCTCGTCTAATAAATGGAGGGAGTTAGTACGGCAATATAATGTTTATCGCAGGGTTGAAGGTATTGGAGTGCTCAAGTCTCTATTTTATTTATCCTGTTATGCGTGCTATGGATTGAAAAAACATTACATAAATTATAGAGGTAAATAAATTGATAATGCGTGATGATAAATTCATCCATAGAACTTTTTTTATAGTTTTTTTCTTTTCTATATTTTGTTCTTTTAATTTTTTGCCATTTATTAGTGCCGAAGTGCAGCCTGTAATTGGTGTGTTCATTATAGCATACGGTACTGTTCAAATACTTTTAAATTTAAAGTTATCAAGCACATCCTTTAGTATAGTAATATTCCTGTTTTTTCTGGCGCCTTCATTTGTTATAGGGGTTTTAACAAAAGCTTCAAACGGGATTACAATATTTTTCTATTTGATTGGTCCGGCTGTTTTTTGTTACTTTTATAAATATTTTGGATTTTTACAAAAAAAACATTTAGTTATAATATTGACTGTTTTTTTTATTGTTTCAATTATTCAGGCTATTTCTCCTGATGCTATTAATGGTATTATTAATCCTATATTTGAAAAAATAATTAAACGAGGGCGTCTGGGTTTTTATGGCGGTGGGCGAGGTGTAGGTGTTCTATATTCTGAACCAGCGCATGCTGCAAAGTACATATTTTTATTATCAGTACTGCTGATAACGATGATTATTTCCCCTAAGTTATTTCATGATATAAATACTCATTACAATAAAAAGAATATATTTCTAGTTTTCATGCTTGTTGTATGTATTTTTTTAAATAAAAGCGCATCGCTTTATGCTACTTATTTAATACTTTTGTTTTTTTATTTGTTTTTTTATTTTCTGAGTGCAAATGTCAATCGGTTGTTATCATTTTTTATTATTGCGCCAATGTTATTATTTGCAGTTTATGTTTTTATTTTGTTTGGGGGATATAATTTCCTACCTGAACGTTTATCCGGGATCATGAACTCATTCCTTGAAGTTAGGAAGGATTTTAGTTTAGATGATTTACAATATTTTGGAAGTATCAGAATAATATCTGTTATAGCGGGATATGCTGGAGCATTTATCGAGCCTTTAGGGGTCGGTTTAGGCAATGGCGGGGATGAGATATTTCAAATTATGGAGAAAGTGGGTTTTAATACTAATGCTATTTCCTTCTTGACGAGCCAGGATGTTGAGTTCCTTAAGCCTAATGCATATGGAGCTCAAATTTCACTTGATGCAGGTATTCTGGGTTTTGTTATAGTAATGAGTTTTACTATTTATTTGCTTTCGAAAATTAATACAGCAACTAAAACACATTGTTTTTTTAGTTCGCTATTAGCTTTGTCAATTTTTCAGATATTGTTTTTCAGTACCACTACTGTTACGGCTCCCTGGATGACCTTGGCTTTAAGCTTATTTGCATTAAAAAGGTTAAAGAGATGAATTTGATCTTAAATAATTGGTACTTATATGTCATTCCCTTTTTATATGGCATGATGCTGCTCATTGAGTTCATATCACAATATAGTCGAGTGGCTGGATATTTTATTGATAAAAATGCAATAGCCTATTCTTTGCAGAATACTACTTTTACTTTAACACGTTTCTTCTCTGTATTGCTGATGCCTCTGATTGGTCTTATGGTCGATAGTGGTTATACACCTTCTATCTTCATAGTATGTGTGCTCTTATCTTTCTACTTTGCGGCTATCTTAGGTGGTGGAGTATATTTCTTACGTAAACCAATTTGCAACTTTTATATAAGATTCATTATAAACTATGTCAATGGTAGAGGGATCTTTCATTCGTTTTTCAGGTCTATTTCCAATAGTAAAGTGGAAGGAATAAAAGTTGATATTTCAGATATAGATAACTTTAAAGTTGATTATAAATATTTCTTTATTGCATGCTTTGTTTATTCTATTCATGCTATAGGGATCTTCATGACTTTTTATTTTGCTCTAATATCGCCTAGTCATAAAATAATGATTACGCAAATGTCTGGTGTTATAAATGCCTTTGCAACTTTATTATTAACTTTTAAAATTGATCCTGCGCTTTCGGTAGCCATTGAGAGGCGTTATAATTTTATTTCTGCTTTTATGTCAATATTTTATGCTCGAATTTTTGTATTCTCAGTTATTGCGCCGGCTATATTTTTATTACTCTATAAGGCAACTGTTTAAACAATGACAATGAAATTTTCAGTTATAATCCCTCTTTATAATAAAGAGAAATATATTGCAAGTGCAATATGGTCCATCTTGGATCAGACATATCAAGATTTTGAAATAATAGTGGTTGATGATGGTTCTAC
Protein-coding regions in this window:
- a CDS encoding glycosyltransferase family 2 protein; amino-acid sequence: MQNLNNSLVSIIMPIYNGEAYIHDSISSVKKQSYDNWELIIIDDHSNDASLQIAQKYAEQDERVKVFQTEMLCSGAAKARNLGVQYCTGRYIAFLDCDDYWSANKIQLQIALMKEHNANFCYGSYAIFSGHVNNLIGEFRPQSLISYSKLLRGCDIGCLTVMYDSYALGKHFFPMVDKEDYALWLKILKSEHARVVLCESIIAFYRVSSESLSSNKWRELVRQYNVYRRVEGIGVLKSLFYLSCYACYGLKKHYINYRGK
- a CDS encoding lipid II flippase family protein — encoded protein: MNLILNNWYLYVIPFLYGMMLLIEFISQYSRVAGYFIDKNAIAYSLQNTTFTLTRFFSVLLMPLIGLMVDSGYTPSIFIVCVLLSFYFAAILGGGVYFLRKPICNFYIRFIINYVNGRGIFHSFFRSISNSKVEGIKVDISDIDNFKVDYKYFFIACFVYSIHAIGIFMTFYFALISPSHKIMITQMSGVINAFATLLLTFKIDPALSVAIERRYNFISAFMSIFYARIFVFSVIAPAIFLLLYKATV